One Nicotiana sylvestris chromosome 12, ASM39365v2, whole genome shotgun sequence genomic window carries:
- the LOC104214969 gene encoding uncharacterized protein has translation MAVVEPSPLLDILVREPEGFAIWNGPPFPSGQPGIKLDRVPCTSAKFSEDGSKLMVTKSDSIISIFDCKTLKEIRSFNVPNVLAAVISPCGTYLQTFQKCSSPQDKNVVLWKIENGEYVYQLFQKNMTKVTWPSVRFSSDETVACRLATNEIQFFDPRDFSKGFVNRLRVPAIAALELSKVPGSYVAAFVPESKGMPASVQIYACGKDLQSQAVARRSFFRCSTVQLSWNSGSTGLLVVVQSDVDKTNQSYYGESKLNYLTTDGTHEGLVPLRKDGPIHDVQWSYSGKEFAVVYGFMSSMATVFDKKCNPLLELGTGPYNTIRWNPLGKVICLAGFGNLPGDMAFWDYKEKKQLGTTRAELSVTSEWSPDGRYFMTATTAPRLQVDNGVKIFHHNGSLYFKKMFDRLYQVDWKPESVEKFGDIEDLVKAVGSVEIDEAKAPGKGSKATQAVPKATPANPPAAKPAAYRPPHAKVAAAVQAELFGGSSSGELSKNALKNKKKREKQREKKQTEGASGTGGS, from the exons ATGGCGGTTGTAGAGCCTTCCCCCTTGTTGGATATTTTAGTAAGAGAACCAGAGGGTTTTGCTATATGGAATGGACCACCTTTCCCAAGTGGTCAACCTGGTATCAAGCTTGATAGGGTTCCTTGTACCAGTGCAAAGTTCAGTGAAGATGGGTCCAAACTCATGGTTACAAAATCAGACTCCATAATTAGCATCTTTGATTGCAAAACATTGAAAGAGATTAGGTCTTTTAATGTCCCAAACGTTCTTGCAGCTGTCATCTCTCCTTGTGGAACTTATCTTCAGACCTTCCAGAAATGTTCATCTCCTCAGGATAAGAACGTGGTCTTGTGGAAGATAGAAAATGGTGAATATGTTTACCAACTCTTCCAGAAAAATATGACAAAAGTTACATG GCCTTCCGTACGTTTCAGTTCTGACGAAACTGTTGCATGTCGATTGGCAACAAATGAGATCCAATTTTTTGATCCTAGGGATTTCTCTAAGGGATTTGTTAATCGGCTGCGAGTTCCTGCAATTGCTGCATTGGAGCTTTCTAAAGTCCCTGGATCCTACGTGGCTGCATTTGTTCCAGAATCCAAG GGAATGCCAGCCAGTGTTCAGATATATGCATGTGGAAAGGACTTACAAAGTCAAGCTGTTGCACGACGCAGCTTCTTCCGCTGCTCAACTGTGCAACTGAGCTGGAACTCTGGATCTACAGGGCTTCTAGTGGTGGTCCAATCAGATGTTGATAAAACAAACCAAAGCTACTACGGAGAATCAAAGTTGAACTACTTGACTACTGATGGGACCCATGAAGGGCTTGTTCCTCTCC GTAAAGACGGCCCTATTCATGATGTTCAATGGTCCTATTCGGGTAAAGAATTTGCAGTTGTTTATGGTT TTATGTCTTCTATGGCCACGGTGTTCGACAAGAAGTGCAATCCTCTGCTTGAGCTTGGAACAGGCCCATACAACACTATCAGATGGAATCCGCTGGGGAA AGTTATATGCTTGGCAGGCTTTGGTAACTTACCAGGAGACATG GCATTCTGGGACTACAAGGAAAAGAAGCAGCTTGGAACTACAAGGGCTGAATTGTCAGTGACAAGTGAATGGTCTCCTGATGGTCGGTACTTTATGACTGCCACAACAGCTCCACGCCTTCAAGTTGATAATGG GGTTAAAATTTTTCACCACAATGGATCATTGTACTTCAAGAAGATGTTTGACAGATTGTATCAG GTTGATTGGAAGCCAGAGTCAGTAGAAAAATTTGGTGACATTGAAGACCTTGTGAAGGCAGTTGGCTCGGTGGAAATAGATGAAGCTAAAGCGCCAG GGAAAGGATCCAAAGCTACCCAGGCCGTTCCGAAGGCTACACCTGCCAATCCTCCTGCAGCAAAACCTGCTGCTTATCGTCCACCTCATGCGAAGGTTGCTGCTGCGGTTCAAGCAGAG TTATTTGGAGGAAGTTCTTCAGG GGAGCTGAGCAAGAATGcattgaaaaacaagaaaaagcgGGAGAAACAACGGGAGAAAAAACAAACCGAGGGTGCTTCTGGAACTGGTGGTTCATGA